In Nitrosopumilus sp., the genomic stretch GGGAACTAGCAGGAAATCTAAATCCTCATCCTCATCTCAATTTATTAACATTTTCTACAATCCCACCAGTAATTGAGATAGAAGCTGAGGAATCACATAAAATTCTGAACGAAAAGGGCGTATGCCCTATGTGTCAAACAATAAATGAGGAAATTAGTGGTCCAAGGCAAATACTACAAACCGAGGGATTCATTGCATTTTCTCCTTGGGCACCTTCATATCCATACGAGTTTTGGATTTCCCCTAAAAAACACACTACAAGCTTTTCAAAAATCACTCAAAAAGAAATCAATGATTTATCGTTGATTTTAAGAGCTACATTAGGCGGCTTATCAAAAACTGTTAAAAACGTATCATACAATCTTGTTTTCCATCTTTCTCCTGAAAAGAAAAATAGCAGGCAAATCCATTGGCATATTGAAATTTATCCAATTACTAAATCTCGGTCCGGATTGGAACGAGGGTACGGAATTTTCTTAAATGATATATCTCCTGAACAAGCTGCAGAAAAACTTGGAGCAAGTTCTAGGAAAGAATTAGCTAATCTTGTTGGAATTATCTAATTTTTTGAATGGTTTATTTATCAACTAAAATCTGTTAGAATCATGGCAATTGAAAAATGGCTTGCAGTCACTAGTGTTGCTTTGTTTGCAATGTTTGCAGGTGAAATGATTTCAGTTTATAATTTTATGGCTAATGTTCCTGAAGATTTTGACTTTGCAACATCATTCACTGCTGATCCCAAAATATTGCAATTTATCTCAATAGGTGTTGCACCAGCTGGAATTTTAGCTGCAGTTGCGTTTATCATGTCAAAAAAATATGGTTCAAGAAAAATTGGTGGATTAATTATTGTTGGAGGGATAATTTTGTTATCAGGAATGTTGGTATGTTATGCCCTATTAGAAGATATTAAAGAAATTTACCTTACAGATTCAGTCAAGTTTATTCCTATTTTATTTATGGCATTATCCTTTGCCGTAATGGGAACTGGTATATACTTGGTCAAGAATATACATACGCGCCCTAAGAAAGAATACTTTTAGATGTGATCGAATCTTAATTCATTTGCAATATTTTTGAACCCTATTTTTTCATAAAATGGTTTTATCTCATCAGTACAAGCCAAAATTGTCTTGTAACAGCCCCGATTCTTTGCATATTCTAAAACATATTTTATAATTTTTTCTCCTATTTTTTTACCTTGGAATTTATTATCTACTACAACATCTTCTATATGGCCAACTATTCCACCGGCATGAATGAATTTTTGTTCAATTAGGAGAGTTGTCGCTCCAACTATTTTCCCATCTAATTCTGCAACTACTATAACATGATCAGGATTAGAGTTAATTTTATCAAAAATCTCGTTTGCTTTATTTTTGTCAATGCTGCTTGTTCGTTTTAAAGAATCTAAGGAAGTAAGAAATCCATTCCAGAGATCCTCTTTTCTTAATTCTCTTATGATTAAATTATTCATTTTTGTTTTCAGATCTTACCGAGTTTTTGAATATATTCTTGATATGCTTTTTTGTATGATAATTTATTGCCTATGTCTATGAATCCTTTTTTTGTTATGAAACTACTGATAATTCTTTTTTTATTCATCGCTTTTTTTATCATATCATCCATTCCATAGGGTATGTTTTTTGGAATTAAATTAAAAACTTCAGGCTCCATAATATAACAACCCATGTTTACATTTGCTTTTATCTCTGGTTTCTCATTCCAACTTGTAACCTTACCTGTTTTAGAAGTTTCAATAACACCATATGGTAAATTAGTTTTGTATTCGTTTAAACTCATGGTTACAAATGCTCTTTTTGCAGAATGTTGTTTTATCATATTTCTAAGACTAAAATTAAAAATTGAATCGCCATACATACAAACAAAAGTATCATCGATAAATTCTTCAGCAGTTTTAAGTTGACCTGCAGTAGCTAATGGTTTATTTGATATTGCGTACTCTATAGAGACTCCAAATCTTTGTCCATCTTCAAAATAATCCTCGATTGTTTTTCTAAGATAACTTACACACAAAACGATTGATTTGACTCCGTTTTTTCTTGTCCAATCAATCAGATGCTCCAGAATTGGTTTTTCACCTAAGGGTAACATTGGTTTTGGAAGAAATGTAGTGTATGGTTGAAGCCTAGTACCTAATCCTCCAGCAAGAATCACGGCTTTCATAAATCATATTTGATGTGTGATTATTTATGTTCAAGGATAGATCTTGATTTTAAATTATTTTTAAAATTTTTTCTATTATGTCATTTGGATTTTTTCCAAAAATTATGATCATTGGTTCTTTTCCAAAATCACCTTTATGAAAAATTATGTCTGGAGTATTTTTTAAATCCTTAATGGCTTGCTTTATTCCCCATTCTATTGATGAGCCACTACTTTTCACATTTCTAGGCTCTTGAATTCGATCATAACTTGAAATCACTAATTTTGATTTTTTGATTTTTAAGATAGTTGAGTTTTGATATTTTAGATTAATTGCAGACCTTAACTCAGGATATTTTTTACTAATTGTAAGCAGTGCAGTTGCAACATGCTTTGAACCTCCATAACTAAGATTTCCAGCCACTGTAACTTCATTTCCAGTCTTAACTATTCTTCCAGATATACCCAAAATATCATTTATTGATTTTGGGTTTTCTTTTGAATATACAAAATTTGTTTGGCATTCTGGAATATTTTTATGAATATTTTTAATTTCTACAAAGGTATCAATTGCAATTAGTAACTCTAGATTAATTCTGTCTTTTTCTTGAATATTTGTAACTGAAATTCCTTTTCCAATTTTTTCGGCATTTTTTATTGATTTGTATGTAAATTCTTTAGCAAATTTTACTGATTCCTGTATGCTTTTGTTTTTTGCAAGAGCAAAAAGCATCGCCGCTGAATAATTACAACCACTACCATGGTTATTTCTGGCAATAAAATCTCCTGAAATAGAATAATTCCGTGTATTTTCAAAAATAAAATCTGTGATCTTATTGTTTTTTCCTCTAATGCCAGTGATTACTACATTCTTTGCTCCCATTTTTTGGATGATTTTTCCAATTTTTCTAAAAGAATTTTTTGAATTGATCTTAGTTTTGGATAATATTTCTGCCTCAAATTCGTTTGGTGTTATTATTGTTGCAAGTGGGATTATGTATTTTTGAAAGTCTTTGATTGCTAATTTCTCAATTAACAATCCACCAGTAGTTGATTTTATTACCGGATCAACAACTATTGGAATTTTTGATTTCTTTAATTTTTGATAGAGAATTTTGATAATTTGAGAATTAAACACCATTCCAATTTTTATTCCATCAATTTTAAAATCTGTTAATATTGAATCTAATTGATTTCTCAGAATTTTCTGAGAAACTGGTTCAATCATTCCAAAAGTTGATGTGTTTTGACCTGTAATAGCTGTGATTACAGTCAATCCATAGACATTGAGTGAAAAAAATGTTTTGATATCGCTTTGAATTCCTGCACCTGATGAAGGATCAGATCCGCCTATGGAAAGTAAATTCATAAAATTTTGTTGTTTTCTGTACTAATCTATTTTTCTTTCAAATTAATAATTCAGTTGAGTTTTGATCGTTACCCACGATATCTATTTTATACTTGTATGAATTAATTCATCGATGGTTAGAATTCCAATAAAGCACAATTCTCCACCAGAAGTATTACAGTGTACTGTTTGTTTACTTCCCATGCAATATCAATCAATGAAAAATGGAAAATTTGTATGGCAGTGTTTCAAATGTGGAAAACAATAT encodes the following:
- a CDS encoding galactose-1-phosphate uridylyltransferase; the protein is MGDMRKDYVSERFMIVTKKDDKVIDPKKSPFAPGNESMTNPSVLSLVAKDGMLQRLQDNEDEYVEGWAIRVFESKNPIVSIDTENSYSDRPFYSEPAYGYHYIVVASPNEKDTFATIDTEQWSNVLVVVQDRLRWLYTQKGVTYVSIYADHGELAGNLNPHPHLNLLTFSTIPPVIEIEAEESHKILNEKGVCPMCQTINEEISGPRQILQTEGFIAFSPWAPSYPYEFWISPKKHTTSFSKITQKEINDLSLILRATLGGLSKTVKNVSYNLVFHLSPEKKNSRQIHWHIEIYPITKSRSGLERGYGIFLNDISPEQAAEKLGASSRKELANLVGII
- a CDS encoding GNAT family N-acetyltransferase — protein: MNNLIIRELRKEDLWNGFLTSLDSLKRTSSIDKNKANEIFDKINSNPDHVIVVAELDGKIVGATTLLIEQKFIHAGGIVGHIEDVVVDNKFQGKKIGEKIIKYVLEYAKNRGCYKTILACTDEIKPFYEKIGFKNIANELRFDHI
- a CDS encoding nucleotidyltransferase family protein — translated: MKAVILAGGLGTRLQPYTTFLPKPMLPLGEKPILEHLIDWTRKNGVKSIVLCVSYLRKTIEDYFEDGQRFGVSIEYAISNKPLATAGQLKTAEEFIDDTFVCMYGDSIFNFSLRNMIKQHSAKRAFVTMSLNEYKTNLPYGVIETSKTGKVTSWNEKPEIKANVNMGCYIMEPEVFNLIPKNIPYGMDDMIKKAMNKKRIISSFITKKGFIDIGNKLSYKKAYQEYIQKLGKI
- the thiD gene encoding bifunctional hydroxymethylpyrimidine kinase/phosphomethylpyrimidine kinase, whose amino-acid sequence is MNLLSIGGSDPSSGAGIQSDIKTFFSLNVYGLTVITAITGQNTSTFGMIEPVSQKILRNQLDSILTDFKIDGIKIGMVFNSQIIKILYQKLKKSKIPIVVDPVIKSTTGGLLIEKLAIKDFQKYIIPLATIITPNEFEAEILSKTKINSKNSFRKIGKIIQKMGAKNVVITGIRGKNNKITDFIFENTRNYSISGDFIARNNHGSGCNYSAAMLFALAKNKSIQESVKFAKEFTYKSIKNAEKIGKGISVTNIQEKDRINLELLIAIDTFVEIKNIHKNIPECQTNFVYSKENPKSINDILGISGRIVKTGNEVTVAGNLSYGGSKHVATALLTISKKYPELRSAINLKYQNSTILKIKKSKLVISSYDRIQEPRNVKSSGSSIEWGIKQAIKDLKNTPDIIFHKGDFGKEPMIIIFGKNPNDIIEKILKII